From Companilactobacillus heilongjiangensis, one genomic window encodes:
- a CDS encoding dihydrofolate reductase family protein, with protein MARKVILFIAETLDGFIAETDGNIDFLIDSDFTSGETTDREYERLTKHIDTVVMGRKTYEQVANKLSPNNYPYDSFENYILTTHPTESLGNINFIRDNVVDLVEMLKSQPSKKDVWIIGGSSIIAPLVNSDLIDSYQIGIVPIVLGSGIPLFSDKTKFKEFNLESAKKVNGIAYLTYSK; from the coding sequence ATGGCACGCAAAGTTATCTTGTTTATCGCTGAAACTTTGGACGGCTTTATTGCTGAAACAGATGGCAATATTGATTTTTTAATTGATAGTGACTTTACTTCGGGGGAAACGACTGATCGTGAATATGAAAGATTAACTAAACATATTGATACAGTGGTAATGGGACGGAAAACTTACGAGCAAGTAGCCAACAAATTATCACCTAATAATTATCCGTATGATTCGTTTGAAAATTATATTTTAACGACACATCCAACTGAGAGCCTTGGTAATATTAACTTTATCCGGGATAACGTTGTTGATTTGGTCGAAATGCTGAAGAGCCAACCATCAAAGAAAGACGTCTGGATTATCGGTGGCAGTAGTATTATCGCTCCACTAGTAAATAGTGATTTGATTGATAGTTATCAAATCGGTATCGTTCCAATCGTTTTGGGTAGTGGTATTCCACTGTTTTCTGACAAAACCAAGTTCAAAGAGTTTAACTTGGAATCAGCTAAGAAGGTTAATGGAATTGCTTATCTAACTTATAGCAAGTAA
- a CDS encoding phosphopentomutase yields MGKFGVIVLDSFGVGAMDDVPKVRPDDIGANTALNIIKAVPQIKIPNLIKLGLMNAIGEERGDFKFSTTANWGTSNLMHHGADSYLAHQEIMGTKPKMPLLQPFNEVIDTVEAQVKKDGFDVKRYGDPGYQLLLVNDCATIGDNLEADPGQVYNVTAALDEMPFDEITRLGESVRSVVKVSRVIAFGGREVTLKDILKALKIEHEKYVGVSAPESGVYNVDYHVIHLGYGINPKVQLPQILHRSDIDVALVGKTSDIINVDTDRKFPGVDTNYLFDKFIEQSKDMKNGLLFMNIQETDLAGHAEDPVSYADVLEKADKKLEEVLPLYTGDDILIVMADHGDDPTIGFTLHTRERTPLLIYKEGTHNKYVGDRATLSDVGATGADYFGVEAPENGKSFLHRIIDGTDIGD; encoded by the coding sequence ATGGGCAAGTTTGGAGTTATTGTTTTAGATAGTTTTGGTGTTGGCGCAATGGACGATGTGCCTAAGGTACGTCCTGATGATATTGGGGCTAATACTGCTTTAAATATCATTAAAGCGGTTCCACAAATTAAAATACCAAATTTAATTAAACTAGGATTAATGAATGCAATTGGTGAAGAAAGAGGAGACTTTAAATTCTCTACGACTGCTAATTGGGGTACTTCTAATTTAATGCATCATGGGGCTGATTCTTATTTGGCTCATCAGGAAATAATGGGAACAAAGCCTAAAATGCCTTTATTACAACCATTTAATGAAGTAATTGATACAGTCGAGGCACAAGTAAAAAAGGACGGTTTTGATGTTAAGAGATATGGTGATCCCGGGTATCAGCTATTGCTTGTAAACGATTGTGCGACAATTGGAGATAATCTTGAGGCAGACCCAGGTCAAGTTTATAATGTCACAGCGGCTTTAGATGAGATGCCGTTTGATGAGATTACTAGATTGGGTGAGTCTGTGAGAAGCGTTGTTAAGGTTTCTCGTGTAATTGCCTTTGGTGGTCGTGAAGTTACGTTGAAGGATATTTTGAAAGCTTTAAAGATAGAGCATGAAAAATATGTTGGAGTTTCAGCTCCCGAGTCTGGTGTTTATAACGTTGACTATCATGTTATTCATTTAGGGTATGGAATAAATCCTAAAGTTCAATTACCTCAAATACTTCATCGTTCTGATATTGATGTTGCACTAGTTGGTAAAACGTCAGATATCATAAATGTTGATACTGACAGAAAATTCCCTGGTGTAGATACAAATTATTTGTTTGATAAATTTATAGAACAGTCTAAGGATATGAAAAATGGATTATTGTTCATGAATATTCAAGAGACCGATTTGGCAGGTCATGCTGAAGACCCTGTTAGTTATGCCGATGTTTTGGAAAAGGCTGATAAAAAATTGGAAGAAGTATTACCGCTATATACGGGTGACGATATTTTAATTGTTATGGCTGATCATGGGGATGACCCAACGATTGGGTTTACACTACATACACGTGAACGTACACCGTTACTTATTTACAAAGAGGGTACACATAATAAATATGTAGGTGATCGAGCAACGCTTTCTGATGTTGGAGCTACTGGAGCTGATTATTTTGGAGTTGAAGCACCTGAAAATGGTAAAAGCTTTCTACATAGAATTATTGATGGAACAGATATAGGCGATTAA
- a CDS encoding YhfX family PLP-dependent enzyme, with product MFLKQLEKHNPELIDFAFELHKTGQILPDTYVIDLDMIHDNTVKMVAEAKKYGVELLYMTKQLGRNPIVAKEIQSAGIENAVVVDFREAEVFMENGLNLGNVGHLVQTPKALLKKIISYGTKYFTMYSLENTVDLNEAAKAVGKIQPVILKIQDTKDDIYPGQVGGFTLDELDNQLSELRDLSNVKVVGLTTFPAILFDEKTGDYHSTSNMETVKKAKELFNKHGVECSVVSLPSATATKSIKLISELGGTEGEPGHSLTGTTPMHATKDLPEKPAYCYVSEISHSYGDHSFIYGGGYYRRGHLKNAIVKDGDKVESAEVLPLDNSSIDYYLELNKKFKSGLPVVMSSRTQMFVTRSTVALVKGLHTGSPKLIGLYDTQGRELAKGVK from the coding sequence ATGTTTTTGAAACAGCTTGAAAAACATAATCCGGAGTTGATAGACTTTGCTTTCGAATTACATAAAACGGGTCAAATACTGCCAGACACTTACGTAATTGATTTGGATATGATACATGATAATACAGTTAAGATGGTGGCTGAAGCTAAAAAATATGGTGTCGAATTACTCTATATGACTAAGCAATTGGGTCGAAATCCTATTGTAGCTAAAGAAATTCAATCAGCAGGTATTGAAAATGCAGTCGTAGTAGATTTTCGAGAAGCAGAAGTTTTTATGGAAAATGGATTGAATTTAGGAAATGTTGGACATTTGGTTCAAACACCTAAGGCTTTGTTAAAAAAGATAATTTCCTATGGAACTAAATATTTTACGATGTATTCACTTGAAAATACTGTCGATTTGAATGAGGCCGCAAAGGCTGTGGGTAAAATTCAACCAGTAATTTTAAAGATTCAAGATACTAAAGATGATATTTATCCAGGACAGGTTGGCGGATTTACGCTGGATGAGTTGGATAATCAATTAAGTGAATTGAGAGATTTGTCTAATGTAAAAGTTGTCGGGCTAACGACATTTCCTGCCATTTTATTCGATGAAAAAACTGGTGATTATCATTCAACATCGAATATGGAAACTGTAAAAAAGGCTAAAGAATTATTTAATAAGCACGGAGTTGAATGTTCTGTCGTTAGCTTGCCGTCAGCAACTGCTACTAAATCAATTAAGCTGATCAGTGAATTAGGCGGTACAGAGGGTGAGCCAGGTCACTCACTTACAGGGACGACACCAATGCATGCAACAAAGGACTTGCCAGAAAAACCTGCTTATTGTTATGTGAGTGAAATTTCACATAGTTATGGTGATCATAGTTTTATCTATGGTGGTGGTTACTATCGCAGGGGTCATCTCAAAAATGCGATTGTCAAAGATGGCGATAAGGTAGAGTCTGCAGAAGTTTTACCACTAGATAACTCAAGTATTGATTATTATTTAGAATTAAATAAAAAGTTTAAATCTGGTTTACCAGTAGTAATGTCAAGCAGAACTCAGATGTTCGTAACGAGAAGTACAGTTGCACTTGTTAAAGGGTTACATACTGGAAGTCCAAAATTGATTGGTTTGTATGATACACAGGGAAGAGAATTAGCGAAAGGAGTTAAGTAA
- a CDS encoding aminotransferase class V-fold PLP-dependent enzyme, with amino-acid sequence MPKFKTYPLESISIDAALDKQFKLVDAMTRHFEGNELLSRGDLGVVPGLNQPRYTKKVEEVLADFFGTEAAMLVRGSGTSAIRLALHSVLKPGEQLLVHRAPIYPTTKVSIDSMGIKTVAVDYNDIENQDLPKGISAILIQYTRQQPSDSYSMEKVISYLKERYPNIPIVTDDNYAVMKVNKIGVELGASLSCFSTFKLLGPEGIGCIVGNKEELDKLRKENYSGGSQVQGHEALDVLRGLTYAPVALANQARVVNELVERLNSNEVSGIASAYVANAQSKVLLVEFEKPIAQEILKYTNALGAAPNPVGAESKYEIIPMFYRVSGTFKEYDPELLKTTIRINPYRCGADTIVRILKNSIGKVVK; translated from the coding sequence ATGCCTAAATTTAAAACGTATCCTTTGGAGAGCATCTCAATAGATGCTGCCCTCGATAAACAATTCAAATTGGTTGATGCAATGACTCGTCATTTTGAAGGTAATGAATTATTGAGCCGAGGTGACTTGGGAGTTGTTCCGGGTCTCAATCAACCTAGATATACCAAGAAGGTTGAAGAAGTTCTAGCTGATTTCTTTGGTACTGAAGCAGCAATGTTAGTCAGAGGATCCGGAACGTCAGCCATTCGACTAGCTTTACACTCTGTTTTAAAGCCTGGTGAACAATTACTAGTTCATCGAGCACCAATTTACCCAACGACTAAGGTCTCGATTGACAGTATGGGCATTAAAACAGTGGCAGTGGATTATAACGACATTGAAAATCAAGATTTACCTAAAGGCATTTCGGCAATTTTGATTCAATATACACGTCAACAGCCTAGTGACTCTTATTCTATGGAAAAGGTCATTTCGTATCTTAAAGAAAGATATCCTAATATTCCCATCGTCACAGATGATAATTATGCCGTTATGAAGGTTAATAAAATTGGTGTTGAGTTGGGTGCATCACTTAGTTGTTTCTCCACATTTAAATTACTTGGGCCCGAAGGTATCGGCTGTATCGTTGGGAACAAAGAGGAATTGGATAAATTACGCAAGGAAAATTATTCTGGTGGTTCCCAAGTTCAAGGTCATGAGGCTCTAGATGTTTTGCGAGGACTAACATATGCTCCGGTTGCTTTAGCCAATCAGGCACGTGTAGTTAATGAGTTGGTTGAAAGACTTAATAGTAATGAAGTATCAGGGATTGCTTCAGCTTATGTGGCTAATGCCCAATCCAAGGTCTTATTGGTTGAATTTGAAAAGCCAATTGCTCAAGAAATCTTAAAGTATACTAATGCGCTTGGAGCTGCTCCAAATCCAGTTGGGGCTGAGTCTAAGTATGAGATTATTCCGATGTTTTACAGAGTTTCGGGAACGTTTAAAGAATATGATCCAGAATTACTTAAAACGACAATTCGTATTAATCCATACAGATGTGGTGCAGATACCATTGTACGCATATTAAAGAACAGTATTGGCAAGGTGGTGAAGTAA
- a CDS encoding phosphotriesterase family protein, with amino-acid sequence MLVPGMVYSHEHIPIDLSEVKHNEDCHLDSQRLVIEEFKDLYAKGVRNVIDMSNRGMGRNIPYAQKVAEESGINIVQSTGFYQDAFLPVEVFRLSVNQLAEGMIKDIQVGIKGTNVKAGVIGEIATTKGKWTEGEGKVFDAAVIAQKETGCPISTHTSIGTLGHEQVNYFVRNHADLSKIVIGHVDLSASSDYVIDMLKTGINVEFDTIGKNNYLADSIRVQMLKDIEAAGFADQVVMSMDITRKSHLKENGGNGYSYLLDNFVPQLQEAGVSEEFINKMLNENPHRIYGDINA; translated from the coding sequence ATGTTAGTACCTGGTATGGTTTATTCACACGAACATATTCCAATTGATTTGTCGGAAGTTAAGCATAATGAAGATTGTCATCTTGATTCACAAAGACTTGTAATTGAAGAATTTAAGGACTTGTATGCCAAAGGAGTTCGTAATGTTATTGATATGAGTAATCGAGGAATGGGAAGAAATATTCCTTACGCACAAAAAGTTGCTGAAGAGTCCGGAATCAATATTGTTCAATCTACCGGATTTTATCAAGATGCATTTCTACCAGTCGAAGTTTTTAGATTGTCAGTTAACCAACTAGCAGAAGGAATGATTAAAGATATTCAAGTCGGAATTAAGGGCACAAACGTTAAGGCTGGAGTTATTGGAGAAATTGCTACTACCAAAGGTAAGTGGACTGAAGGCGAAGGCAAGGTATTTGATGCTGCTGTTATTGCACAAAAAGAAACTGGTTGCCCAATCAGTACTCATACATCAATTGGAACATTAGGCCATGAACAAGTTAATTACTTCGTACGTAACCATGCAGATCTGAGCAAGATTGTAATTGGGCATGTTGATTTATCAGCAAGTTCTGACTATGTCATTGATATGTTGAAGACAGGTATTAATGTGGAATTCGATACCATTGGAAAAAATAACTATTTAGCAGATTCTATTAGGGTTCAAATGCTTAAGGATATTGAAGCAGCAGGATTTGCTGATCAAGTAGTAATGTCTATGGATATTACAAGAAAATCACACTTAAAAGAAAACGGTGGTAATGGTTATTCATATTTACTAGATAACTTTGTACCTCAACTTCAGGAAGCTGGTGTTTCTGAAGAATTCATTAATAAAATGTTAAATGAAAATCCACATAGAATCTATGGTGATATCAATGCCTAA
- a CDS encoding YhfT family protein produces the protein MNVTTLINYILIAAVGGVGSILANRGIAVFNDGLRPIMPEYIEGKITRKELAATSFAVSFGLIIGFGIPVSIGSTILVAHSILLAADVIGTWTPDNKWGTALAGIVGAIYGAGLLFGLSSIVAMFKMLPFNFLPALSLMSGPILLAFCAFPALAVASQHNPKKGFITFGLTFLAYLLATKFGTFKVNGYTITLNAIGMALLVAMVCMIYFAAQIKGDGNSNASLVNVFSKRVGRIKGNWIWLSIMGGLITAASSMLIIAVDVLPQQLLVKNQVMEAAIATFARAIGFIPLVFSTAIVTGVYGMAGTTIIFALGLLLKGQPIVAFIAGFVWMWIEVQLLAATAKGLDKFPGLRDMGEHIRTSLQDTIAIALLIGAAIACNKMAANIGFFWVIGFWLLNKKSKKPLVDMAVGPIATIAFGVLLNILRVIMIF, from the coding sequence ATGAATGTTACTACGCTGATTAATTACATATTAATTGCTGCCGTTGGTGGTGTCGGATCAATCCTAGCCAATCGTGGTATTGCCGTTTTTAACGATGGGTTGAGACCCATCATGCCTGAATATATTGAAGGCAAGATTACTAGAAAAGAATTGGCTGCTACCAGTTTTGCCGTCAGTTTTGGTTTAATCATTGGTTTTGGTATTCCTGTTTCAATTGGGTCAACAATTCTGGTTGCCCATAGTATTTTACTGGCAGCCGATGTTATTGGTACATGGACTCCAGACAACAAATGGGGTACAGCTTTAGCTGGTATCGTAGGTGCCATCTATGGTGCAGGTTTGCTATTTGGACTTTCTTCAATTGTTGCAATGTTCAAGATGTTACCATTTAATTTCTTGCCTGCACTTTCATTAATGAGCGGTCCAATTTTGTTAGCATTTTGTGCGTTTCCAGCACTTGCTGTTGCAAGTCAACACAATCCCAAGAAAGGTTTCATCACATTTGGTTTAACATTCTTGGCTTACTTATTAGCTACGAAGTTTGGTACTTTCAAAGTAAATGGTTACACAATTACATTAAATGCCATTGGTATGGCTTTGTTAGTTGCAATGGTATGTATGATTTACTTCGCTGCACAAATTAAAGGCGATGGGAATTCTAATGCGAGTCTAGTCAATGTGTTCTCAAAACGTGTTGGTCGTATCAAAGGTAACTGGATCTGGCTATCAATTATGGGTGGTTTAATTACAGCTGCATCAAGTATGTTAATTATTGCTGTTGATGTGTTACCACAACAATTGTTAGTTAAGAATCAAGTTATGGAAGCAGCTATTGCTACATTTGCTCGTGCTATTGGTTTCATTCCGTTGGTATTCTCAACAGCCATCGTAACTGGTGTTTACGGTATGGCCGGAACAACAATTATCTTTGCACTTGGTCTTTTACTGAAAGGTCAACCAATTGTAGCTTTCATCGCCGGTTTTGTCTGGATGTGGATTGAAGTTCAATTATTAGCAGCAACTGCTAAAGGATTGGATAAGTTCCCTGGTTTGAGAGATATGGGTGAACATATTAGAACATCGTTACAAGATACAATTGCAATTGCACTGTTAATAGGTGCTGCTATCGCATGTAATAAGATGGCTGCCAATATCGGTTTCTTCTGGGTTATTGGTTTCTGGCTATTAAATAAGAAATCAAAGAAACCATTAGTAGATATGGCAGTTGGTCCTATCGCAACAATTGCATTTGGTGTTCTACTTAATATTTTAAGAGTAATAATGATTTTTTAA
- a CDS encoding DUF2620 domain-containing protein yields the protein MIKIVIGGQMGKDEIEADLKKMIGDKDVEITVKNDLEAAMSIQAGEADYYIGACETGAGGALAMATALLGSDKTVTVASPSKVLSEEEIADQINNKGKVAFGFTINTKDTVLPILVKYLVK from the coding sequence ATGATTAAAATTGTAATCGGTGGTCAAATGGGTAAAGATGAGATTGAAGCTGATTTGAAAAAAATGATTGGTGATAAGGATGTTGAAATAACTGTTAAGAATGATCTTGAAGCAGCAATGTCAATCCAAGCTGGAGAAGCAGATTATTATATTGGTGCATGTGAAACAGGAGCTGGTGGAGCATTGGCAATGGCAACGGCACTTCTAGGGTCAGATAAAACAGTTACTGTAGCGTCACCATCAAAAGTGTTATCCGAAGAAGAAATTGCGGATCAAATTAATAATAAAGGTAAAGTAGCATTTGGTTTTACCATTAATACTAAGGATACTGTACTACCAATTTTAGTGAAATATTTAGTGAAATAA
- a CDS encoding PRD domain-containing protein, which translates to MKETTEEKLKVLHRLGKLDQDSFDFLTDVDDYFLKNYYSNDNEMLLIHLSVAINRMFENKKVDEMPDELWQQVSGKPEYKVARSVWNDLKSKSPVEFTEGETKYILLHVLNILRRNQND; encoded by the coding sequence ATGAAAGAAACTACTGAAGAGAAGTTGAAGGTACTGCACAGACTGGGAAAGTTGGATCAGGACTCCTTTGACTTTTTAACAGATGTCGATGATTATTTTTTGAAAAATTATTACAGTAATGATAATGAAATGCTATTGATTCATCTATCAGTGGCAATTAACCGTATGTTTGAAAATAAGAAGGTTGATGAAATGCCAGATGAATTGTGGCAACAAGTTTCTGGGAAACCAGAGTACAAAGTTGCGAGATCTGTCTGGAATGATTTAAAATCAAAATCACCAGTAGAATTCACAGAAGGTGAGACGAAATATATTTTGCTACATGTTTTGAACATATTAAGGAGGAATCAAAATGATTAA
- the yhfZ gene encoding GntR family transcriptional regulator YhfZ, protein MREIQYQKKGIALIYLAKKFFTLGVGDKVPTVDELCNETNTSRGTMQSALETLKTDKAIVTVSKGHMGTYLVDQDQDKLLNYLDDRNIVCAMPLPYTKYYEGLSTGFYKSFEDKKLNLNLAYVNGSINRLNGLNSNRYDFIVTSGLTADYLVKHNDVDLVTLLPQKTYVSEHVIVHKKGRNDFIYDGMSIGVDSYSIDYKILTQEIVKNHDVKMIETPYNQIVQRIENGSIDAAIWNRDEVEEKNYPVSYSPIDSELVKKSSSAALLCKKGNTFIKEIVQRYADIDKITSVQKAVISGEILPEY, encoded by the coding sequence ATGCGAGAAATACAATATCAAAAAAAAGGTATTGCTTTGATCTATCTAGCAAAGAAGTTTTTTACATTGGGAGTAGGCGATAAAGTTCCAACTGTTGATGAGTTGTGTAACGAAACTAATACCTCAAGAGGAACGATGCAAAGTGCATTAGAGACTTTGAAGACTGATAAGGCAATCGTCACTGTATCCAAAGGACATATGGGAACGTATCTAGTAGATCAAGATCAGGATAAGTTGTTGAACTATCTTGATGATAGAAATATCGTTTGCGCTATGCCATTACCATATACGAAATATTACGAGGGTTTAAGCACTGGCTTTTATAAGTCATTTGAAGATAAGAAATTGAATTTAAATTTAGCTTATGTTAATGGCTCTATAAATCGTTTGAATGGATTAAATAGTAATCGTTATGACTTTATAGTTACTTCAGGGCTAACAGCCGATTATCTAGTAAAACACAATGATGTTGACCTTGTCACATTACTTCCACAAAAAACTTACGTTTCAGAGCATGTTATTGTACATAAGAAAGGCAGAAATGACTTTATATACGATGGCATGAGCATTGGTGTTGATTCATACTCAATCGATTACAAAATTCTGACGCAGGAAATCGTTAAAAATCATGATGTAAAAATGATTGAGACACCTTATAACCAAATTGTTCAAAGAATTGAAAATGGAAGTATTGATGCCGCAATTTGGAACCGGGATGAAGTCGAAGAAAAAAATTATCCAGTTTCGTACAGTCCGATTGATAGTGAATTAGTTAAAAAGTCATCAAGCGCAGCATTATTATGTAAAAAGGGTAATACATTTATTAAGGAAATTGTTCAAAGATATGCCGATATTGATAAGATTACATCTGTTCAAAAAGCAGTAATTTCTGGTGAAATTTTACCCGAATATTAG
- a CDS encoding BglG family transcription antiterminator, with product MSYLRKDHKKELWDYLQNNPGWHTSNELAVVIGVSQRSIKRYAKDLIDATAIFVSNKGYKFNQKKVNSTNNDNSDYESIKRVLTNEFTQQKKLNLYDVADQLYLSESTVVKLFREIQQYVKPFELELKQSGDDWALIGSEMNKRRLISDILYRESKQTFIGTKTIQESFPDIDVVQISNSIRRLTQLENIYLNTFDFNNILLHIAIATHRVKNGYQPQNTEGKTKYELKSDLLSDEKVIQETEFGNKLIDSVEDNEKIKFSDAERKSLKLIIQFSITRKHRNLEDTVKHSTVVLVDDLIKYVNSMLNIDLRVLNFREQFAIHIQRLLERSSRGYVERNPMTASIRKSSPIIYECAVLISNRMEEIEHVTLEDDEIAYIAMHIGNAVSEYINDLHKLYVVVLMPDYQNDTDDFASRLERLFSQDMVIGSVVHTPEMINEKDYPRKVDFVIQVNSEYQLPGINHANISQFMTQADYKRINQLIESHKHQQQKINFTSNLERFFPKDNFKVVDDKVERDDIFQTVCDELESKNVIPEKFSDKLKARENMSSTAFGRVAIPHSMQMIALKTQGYVVIAPKGILWNEDNHEVNLMFLLAVNKENKQSYRNIFDDLSQIAVDPKNIAELVKARTYEEFIKQLTNLL from the coding sequence ATGAGTTATTTGCGTAAAGACCATAAGAAAGAATTATGGGACTATTTACAAAATAACCCTGGATGGCATACCTCTAACGAATTAGCTGTGGTAATTGGTGTATCTCAACGTAGTATTAAACGCTACGCAAAAGATTTAATCGATGCTACAGCTATTTTTGTTAGCAATAAAGGGTATAAATTTAACCAGAAAAAAGTAAATAGTACCAACAATGACAATTCAGATTACGAAAGTATTAAACGAGTTTTGACTAATGAGTTTACTCAACAGAAAAAGTTAAATTTGTACGATGTAGCAGATCAACTATATTTAAGTGAATCCACAGTAGTTAAACTTTTCCGGGAGATTCAGCAGTACGTTAAGCCTTTTGAATTGGAATTGAAGCAGAGTGGTGATGACTGGGCCCTAATCGGTAGTGAAATGAATAAGAGACGATTAATCAGTGATATTCTGTACCGTGAATCAAAGCAGACATTCATTGGAACGAAGACTATTCAAGAAAGTTTCCCTGATATAGACGTAGTTCAGATTTCAAATTCAATAAGAAGATTAACTCAATTAGAAAATATTTATTTGAATACATTTGACTTCAATAATATTCTGTTACATATAGCGATTGCTACCCATAGAGTTAAGAACGGCTATCAACCGCAGAATACCGAAGGAAAAACGAAATATGAATTAAAATCTGATTTACTTTCGGATGAAAAGGTAATTCAGGAAACAGAGTTTGGAAATAAGTTAATTGATAGTGTTGAAGACAATGAAAAAATTAAATTTTCTGATGCGGAACGAAAAAGTTTAAAGTTGATTATCCAATTTTCTATTACGCGTAAGCATCGGAATTTGGAAGATACAGTTAAACATAGTACTGTCGTGTTGGTTGACGATTTAATAAAGTATGTTAATTCGATGCTAAATATTGATTTGAGAGTTTTGAATTTTAGAGAGCAATTTGCCATTCATATTCAGCGTCTGCTTGAGCGTTCCTCACGAGGATATGTTGAGCGTAATCCAATGACTGCAAGTATAAGAAAGTCTTCTCCTATTATTTATGAATGTGCAGTTTTGATTTCTAATCGAATGGAAGAAATAGAACATGTTACTTTGGAGGACGACGAAATTGCTTATATTGCAATGCATATTGGTAATGCAGTGTCAGAGTATATAAATGATTTACATAAGCTGTACGTTGTTGTTTTAATGCCTGATTATCAAAATGATACAGATGATTTTGCTAGCAGGTTGGAACGACTTTTTAGTCAAGATATGGTTATTGGGAGTGTTGTTCATACTCCTGAAATGATAAATGAGAAAGATTATCCACGTAAAGTTGATTTTGTGATTCAAGTTAATTCAGAATATCAGTTGCCAGGAATAAATCATGCTAATATTTCGCAGTTTATGACTCAAGCAGATTACAAACGTATTAATCAATTGATCGAAAGTCATAAACATCAGCAGCAGAAAATTAATTTTACAAGTAATTTGGAAAGGTTTTTCCCGAAGGATAATTTTAAAGTAGTAGATGATAAGGTTGAGAGGGATGATATTTTTCAGACCGTATGTGATGAACTGGAGAGTAAAAATGTTATTCCTGAAAAATTTTCTGACAAGTTAAAAGCTCGCGAGAATATGTCAAGTACGGCTTTTGGACGCGTGGCAATACCACATTCTATGCAAATGATTGCCTTGAAGACACAAGGGTATGTTGTTATTGCTCCAAAAGGTATTTTGTGGAATGAAGATAATCATGAAGTTAATTTAATGTTTTTGTTGGCGGTTAATAAGGAGAATAAACAATCATATAGAAACATCTTTGATGATTTATCACAAATTGCAGTGGATCCTAAAAATATTGCAGAATTAGTTAAAGCTAGGACTTATGAAGAATTTATTAAACAGTTAACAAACTTGTTGTGA